In a genomic window of bacterium:
- a CDS encoding glutamine synthetase III: protein MSGTAERLQAIEAVTKYKPISEPLSFSKITASELFGSNVFSRAVMKQRLPKPVFQSLCRTIDEGSILDPTVADMVASAMKDWAIEKGATHYAHVFYPLTGLTAEKHDSFLSPDGQGGALAEFQGKTLIQGEPDASSFPNGGIRATFEARGYTAWDVTSPAYILENPNGTTLCIPTAFVSWTGEALDKKTPLLRSMQALNKQAQRVLKLFGHAKPATVFSYAGAEQEYFLVDRHFYFSRPDLVSTGRTLFGAPPPKGQEFEDQYFGAIPERVLAFMLECEHELYKLGIPVKTRHNEVAPGQYEVAPVFESANLATDHQQLLMVTLRRVAEKYGMACLLHEKPFAGVNGSGKHVNFSLGNATQGNLLDPGETPHENSQFLVFCAAVIRAVDKYSPLLRAVVASAANDHRLGANEAPPAIISIFLGDQLTDVFEQIAAGGAKTSKGKGTLTVGVDTLPPLPKDPGDRNRTSPFAFCGNRFEFRAVGAGQSIAGPMVAINTILAESLDWIADQLEAAAGKGKDAFNAAVQSLLETIIKEHGRVIFNGDGYSAAWHEEAEQRGLPNLRTTIDALPILGTKEIEDVFEKYGVLTKRELESREEVYLEQYIKSVNVEGRTAIEMAKTIVFPAAIRYQGELAQTCANLKAVGYTFDTKTLDKVTAMVKDLQDGIATLEEAMDSNGFKSTLDHAKHCCSKVLPAMLDLRKSADELEGTVADDLWPLATYQEMLFIK, encoded by the coding sequence GTGAGCGGGACCGCCGAACGCCTCCAGGCCATCGAGGCCGTGACCAAGTACAAGCCGATCTCGGAGCCCCTGTCGTTCTCGAAGATCACGGCGAGCGAGCTCTTCGGGTCGAACGTCTTCAGCCGGGCCGTGATGAAGCAGCGCCTGCCGAAGCCGGTGTTCCAGTCGCTGTGTCGCACCATCGACGAGGGCTCGATCCTCGATCCGACCGTCGCCGACATGGTCGCCTCGGCCATGAAGGACTGGGCGATCGAGAAGGGGGCGACCCACTACGCCCACGTCTTCTACCCCCTCACCGGCCTCACGGCGGAGAAGCACGACAGCTTCCTCTCCCCCGACGGCCAGGGCGGCGCCCTCGCCGAGTTCCAGGGCAAGACGCTGATCCAGGGCGAGCCCGACGCGTCGAGCTTCCCGAACGGCGGCATCCGCGCGACCTTCGAGGCCCGCGGCTACACCGCCTGGGACGTCACCAGCCCGGCCTACATCCTCGAGAACCCGAACGGCACCACGCTCTGCATCCCGACCGCGTTCGTGTCCTGGACCGGCGAGGCGCTCGACAAGAAGACGCCGCTCCTGCGCTCGATGCAGGCGCTCAACAAGCAGGCGCAGCGCGTGCTGAAGCTCTTCGGGCACGCCAAGCCGGCGACCGTGTTCTCGTACGCGGGCGCCGAGCAGGAGTACTTCCTCGTCGACCGCCACTTCTACTTCTCGCGTCCCGACCTGGTCTCGACCGGCCGCACGCTGTTCGGCGCGCCGCCGCCGAAGGGCCAGGAGTTCGAGGACCAGTACTTCGGCGCCATCCCCGAGCGCGTCCTCGCCTTCATGCTCGAGTGCGAGCACGAGCTCTACAAGCTCGGCATCCCGGTGAAGACGCGCCACAACGAGGTGGCGCCCGGGCAGTACGAGGTGGCGCCGGTGTTCGAGAGCGCGAACCTCGCGACCGACCACCAGCAGCTCCTCATGGTGACGCTGCGCCGCGTGGCCGAGAAGTACGGCATGGCGTGCCTGCTGCACGAGAAGCCGTTCGCCGGCGTCAACGGCTCGGGCAAGCACGTCAACTTCTCGCTCGGCAACGCGACCCAGGGGAACCTGCTCGATCCCGGCGAGACGCCGCACGAGAACTCGCAGTTCCTCGTCTTCTGCGCCGCCGTCATCCGCGCCGTCGACAAGTACTCGCCGCTGCTGCGCGCGGTGGTGGCGTCGGCCGCGAACGACCACCGCCTCGGCGCCAACGAGGCGCCGCCCGCGATCATCTCGATCTTCCTCGGCGACCAGCTGACGGACGTCTTCGAGCAGATCGCCGCCGGCGGCGCGAAGACGTCGAAGGGCAAGGGCACGCTGACGGTCGGCGTCGACACGCTGCCGCCGCTGCCGAAGGACCCCGGCGACCGCAACCGCACCAGCCCGTTCGCGTTCTGCGGCAACCGCTTCGAGTTCCGCGCCGTCGGCGCGGGCCAGTCGATCGCCGGCCCGATGGTCGCGATCAACACGATCCTCGCCGAGTCCCTCGACTGGATCGCCGACCAGCTCGAGGCGGCCGCCGGCAAGGGCAAGGACGCGTTCAACGCCGCCGTGCAGTCGCTGCTCGAGACCATCATCAAGGAGCACGGCCGCGTCATCTTCAACGGCGACGGCTACTCCGCCGCCTGGCACGAGGAGGCCGAGCAGCGCGGCCTACCGAACCTCCGTACGACGATCGACGCGCTGCCGATCCTCGGCACGAAGGAGATCGAGGACGTCTTCGAGAAGTACGGCGTGCTCACCAAGCGCGAGCTCGAGAGCCGCGAGGAGGTCTACCTCGAGCAGTACATCAAGAGCGTCAACGTCGAGGGCCGCACGGCGATCGAGATGGCGAAGACGATCGTCTTCCCCGCCGCGATCCGCTACCAGGGCGAGCTGGCGCAGACGTGCGCCAACCTGAAGGCGGTCGGCTACACCTTCGACACCAAGACGCTCGACAAGGTGACGGCCATGGTGAAGGACCTCCAGGACGGCATCGCCACCCTGGAGGAGGCGATGGATTCGAACGGCTTCAAGTCGACGCTCGACCACGCCAAGCATTGCTGCAGCAAGGTGCTCCCGGCGATGCTCGATCTGCGCAAGTCGGCCGACGAGCTCGAAGGCACGGTCGCGGACGACCTCTGGCCGCTCGCGACGTACCAGGAGATGCTCTTCATCAAGTGA
- a CDS encoding M15 family metallopeptidase codes for MQSESFATRTFTVDDPDARLRVPGSLLEFVREGPDFRRIPRGTRVHIAEIAIVPVSTRDRIVFGHAVGTNRAALGWTSTRNLAGRFVNETLGEVPPPAGTGRYGPNAAWQGGTFIGQRTLVRIVDARLEIEHVALDTLGAYQALCAAAAADGVAITLNSGFRSYAEQKRLHEDYTRDPSRFPRAAEPGSSNHQNGIAFDIAVAGGAGNPTYDWLARHATAHGFVRTVSKEPWHWEHDPAKAAKAAQRGTFTTPNVRI; via the coding sequence ATGCAGAGCGAGAGCTTCGCGACCCGCACCTTCACGGTCGACGACCCGGATGCCCGCCTTCGCGTGCCGGGCTCCCTGTTGGAATTCGTGCGTGAGGGGCCCGACTTCCGCCGCATCCCGCGGGGAACGCGCGTCCACATCGCCGAGATCGCGATCGTGCCGGTGTCGACCAGGGATCGCATCGTCTTCGGCCATGCCGTCGGCACGAACCGTGCGGCCCTCGGATGGACGTCGACGCGCAATCTGGCCGGCCGCTTCGTCAACGAGACGCTGGGCGAGGTCCCACCGCCGGCAGGGACGGGTCGCTACGGTCCGAACGCCGCCTGGCAGGGCGGGACCTTCATCGGCCAGAGGACGCTCGTACGGATCGTCGATGCGCGCCTCGAGATCGAGCACGTCGCTCTCGACACACTCGGTGCCTACCAAGCGCTCTGCGCCGCTGCGGCGGCCGACGGCGTGGCGATCACGCTCAACAGCGGCTTCCGGTCGTATGCCGAGCAGAAGCGACTGCACGAGGACTACACCCGCGATCCGAGCCGCTTCCCCCGCGCCGCAGAGCCGGGAAGCTCGAACCATCAGAACGGGATCGCATTCGACATCGCGGTCGCCGGCGGGGCCGGCAACCCGACCTACGACTGGCTCGCTCGGCACGCCACGGCGCACGGCTTCGTACGCACGGTGAGCAAGGAGCCGTGGCACTGGGAGCATGATCCGGCGAAGGCCGCGAAAGCGGCCCAGCGCGGCACCTTCACGACGCCCAACGTACGCATCTGA